From Brassica napus cultivar Da-Ae chromosome C5 unlocalized genomic scaffold, Da-Ae chrC05_Random_7, whole genome shotgun sequence, a single genomic window includes:
- the LOC125594907 gene encoding uncharacterized protein LOC125594907 — protein sequence MHADDALHAQLYEGIDLRKISEESEFMTVSKECSAVLQNRQIKKRGDPDKFVLSIQIGKTFFACSLVDLGSSVNLMPYSVARRLGYTHFKPTKMSLVFADRSVKSPVGIPEDLHVKVGNTSVPADFVVLELEEESKDPLILGRPFLCTVGAIIDVQQGKIDLNLGDIVMQFEMDELLKKPMLDGQTFEVDEGIDPLHLEKE from the coding sequence ATGCATGCAGATGATGCCCTCCATGCGCAGCTTTATGAAGGGATTGATCTCAGGAAAATATCAGAGGAGAGCGAGTTCATGACGGTTTCCAAGGAGTGCAGCGCAGTTCTTCAGAACAGGCAGATAAAGAAGCGAGGAGACCCCGACAAATTTGTCCTCTCTATCCAGATTGGGAAGACATTTTTTGCATGCTCTTTGGTTGACCTTGGGTCCAGCGTGAATCTCATGCCTTACTCTGTGGCTCGACGTCTAGGATACACGCATTTCAAACCAACTAAGATGTCATTGGTATTCGCAGATAGATCAGTCAAATCCCCGGTTGGTATTCCAGAGGATCTCCATGTAAAGGTCGGGAACACCTCTGTTCCAGCAGACTTCGTTGTTCTAGAACTGGAAGAAGAGTCTAAAGATCCTCTCATCTTGGGAAGACCATTCTTATGTACTGTTGGAGCCATCATTGATGTGCAACAGGGGAAGATTGATTTGAATCTTGGAGACATAGTTATGCAGTTCGAGATGGATGAGTTGCTAAAGAAGCCGATGTTGGA